One segment of Sphingomonas qomolangmaensis DNA contains the following:
- a CDS encoding ribonucleoside-diphosphate reductase subunit alpha, whose protein sequence is MDFRDDQHVSDTATDTISETADAPKARTSHTIDKQLYAVEVDHSRDALLTDFGKETLKDRYLLPGESYQDLFVRVASAYADDAEHAQRLYDYISKLWFMPATPVLSNGGTGRGLPISCYLNSVPDSLEGIVQTWNENVWLASRGGGIGTYWGNVRGIGEPVGLNGKTSGIIPFVRVMDSLTLAISQGSLRRGSAACYLDVSHPEIEEFLEIRKPSGDFNRKALNLHHGVLIPDAFMEAVRAGDEWQLKSPKDGSVRATVDARSLFQKLVETRLATGEPYIVFSDHVNSTMPKHHRDLGLKVSTSNLCSEITLPTGRDHLGNDRTAVCCLSSLNIETWDEWNGDKRFIEDVMRFLDNVLQDYIDRAEPGMERAAYSAMRERSVGLGVMGFHSFLQARCLPFEGAMAKSWNLRIFRHVSTQVNEASMQLAIERGPCPDAADMGVMERFSCKMAIAPTASISIICGGTSACIEPIPGNIYTHKTLSGSFVVRNPHLEKLLSTKSKNSDAIWNSILEKGGSVQHLDFLNQDEKDAFKTSFEIDQRWLLELAGDRTPYIDQAQSLNLFIPADVEKWDLLMLHFRAWELGIKSLYYLRSKSMQRAGFAGSGGVEADNTIDKPTFDLGESTDYDECLACQ, encoded by the coding sequence ATGGATTTCAGGGACGATCAGCACGTGAGCGATACCGCGACCGACACCATCAGCGAAACCGCCGACGCCCCCAAGGCGCGCACCTCGCACACGATCGACAAGCAGCTCTATGCTGTCGAGGTCGATCATTCGCGCGACGCGCTGCTGACCGATTTCGGCAAGGAAACGCTCAAGGATCGCTATCTGCTGCCGGGTGAGAGCTACCAGGACCTCTTCGTGCGTGTCGCTTCGGCCTACGCCGACGACGCCGAACACGCGCAGCGGCTCTACGATTATATCTCGAAGCTGTGGTTCATGCCCGCAACGCCGGTACTGTCGAACGGCGGCACCGGGCGCGGGCTGCCGATCAGCTGCTACCTCAATTCGGTCCCTGACAGCCTAGAGGGCATCGTCCAGACCTGGAACGAGAATGTCTGGCTCGCCTCGCGCGGTGGCGGCATCGGCACCTATTGGGGCAATGTCCGCGGCATCGGCGAGCCGGTTGGACTCAACGGCAAGACCAGCGGCATCATCCCGTTCGTGCGCGTGATGGATTCGCTGACGCTGGCGATCAGCCAGGGCTCGCTTCGCCGTGGTTCGGCTGCCTGCTATCTCGACGTCTCGCATCCCGAAATCGAGGAATTCCTCGAAATCCGCAAACCCAGCGGCGACTTCAACCGCAAGGCGCTCAACCTGCACCACGGCGTGCTGATCCCCGACGCCTTCATGGAAGCCGTCCGCGCGGGCGACGAATGGCAGCTCAAGAGCCCCAAGGACGGCAGCGTCCGCGCGACGGTCGACGCCCGCTCGCTGTTCCAGAAGCTGGTCGAGACTCGCCTCGCGACCGGCGAGCCCTATATCGTCTTCAGCGATCACGTGAATTCGACGATGCCCAAGCATCATCGCGACCTGGGGCTCAAGGTTTCGACCTCGAACCTTTGCAGCGAGATCACGCTGCCCACCGGGCGCGATCACCTCGGCAACGACCGCACCGCGGTGTGCTGCCTCTCGTCGCTCAACATCGAAACCTGGGACGAGTGGAACGGCGACAAGCGCTTCATCGAGGACGTGATGCGCTTCCTCGACAATGTGCTGCAGGACTATATCGACCGCGCCGAGCCCGGCATGGAGCGCGCCGCCTATTCGGCGATGCGCGAGCGTTCGGTCGGCCTTGGCGTCATGGGCTTCCATTCGTTCCTGCAGGCACGCTGCCTGCCGTTCGAGGGCGCGATGGCCAAGTCGTGGAACCTGCGTATCTTCCGTCACGTCTCGACGCAGGTGAACGAAGCCTCGATGCAGCTCGCGATCGAGCGCGGCCCCTGCCCCGACGCCGCCGACATGGGCGTGATGGAGCGGTTCAGCTGCAAGATGGCGATCGCGCCGACCGCGTCGATCAGCATCATCTGCGGCGGCACCAGCGCGTGCATCGAGCCGATCCCGGGCAATATCTATACCCACAAGACGCTCTCGGGCAGCTTCGTGGTACGCAACCCGCATCTCGAAAAATTGCTGTCGACCAAGTCGAAGAATTCGGACGCGATCTGGAATTCGATCCTCGAAAAGGGCGGCAGCGTCCAGCATCTCGATTTCCTGAACCAGGACGAGAAGGACGCGTTCAAGACCAGCTTCGAGATCGACCAGCGCTGGCTGCTCGAGCTCGCGGGCGATCGCACCCCCTATATCGACCAGGCGCAGTCGCTGAACCTGTTCATTCCCGCCGATGTCGAGAAGTGGGATTTGCTGATGCTCCACTTCCGCGCGTGGGAATTGGGGATCAAGTCGCTCTATTATCTCCGCTCGAAGTCGATGCAGCGCGCAGGCTTTGCGGGCAGCGGCGGGGTCGAGGCCGACAACACGATCGACAAGCCGACCTTCGATCTGGGCGAATCGACCGATTATGACGAGTGCCTAGCCTGCCAGTGA
- a CDS encoding MFS transporter — MMDELGRSTVRRVTWRLIPLLGLLYMVAYIDRQNVSYAKLQMVGDLGISEAAYGLGAGLFFVGYCLFEVPSNLILERVGARRWFARIMASWGIVTLLLGFTQSPTMFYILRFLLGVAEAGFFPGVLYALTLWFPQAHRARAIGLFMLASAVANAVGAALGGLLLDLDGLGGLRGWQWVFLATGAPALLLVPVVLRYLPSGPDEARWLTPAQKTWLAEVLEAERIAGGREAHGNPLRALLDPRVLMLSAAYVGFPLAAYGLSYWLPTIVQGFGVSNTVNGFLNVIPWVLVGLALWAVPRHAARYADQRWHIVVPAILGGICLIGSVVVPGAVAKFALLCIAAPAIFSGQPVFWTLPPRFLTGASAAAGLAIINSVGNLGGFVAQTVVPRIRDETGSDLAPMLFLAACLFAAAVGVLVVERRLPRA; from the coding sequence ATGATGGACGAGCTTGGACGCAGCACGGTGCGCCGCGTGACGTGGCGGCTGATCCCGCTGCTCGGGCTGCTGTACATGGTCGCCTATATCGACCGCCAGAACGTGTCCTATGCCAAGCTGCAGATGGTCGGCGACCTCGGCATCAGCGAAGCCGCCTATGGGCTGGGCGCGGGGTTGTTCTTCGTCGGCTATTGCCTGTTCGAGGTGCCGAGCAACCTGATCCTGGAGCGCGTCGGTGCGCGGCGTTGGTTCGCGCGGATCATGGCCAGCTGGGGGATCGTCACGCTGCTGCTGGGCTTCACCCAGAGCCCGACGATGTTCTACATCCTGCGCTTCCTGCTGGGGGTGGCCGAGGCGGGGTTCTTTCCCGGCGTGCTCTATGCGCTGACCCTGTGGTTCCCGCAGGCGCATCGCGCGCGCGCGATCGGGCTGTTCATGCTGGCGAGCGCGGTCGCCAATGCGGTGGGCGCGGCGCTGGGCGGGCTGCTGCTCGACCTCGACGGGCTGGGGGGCCTGCGCGGCTGGCAATGGGTGTTCCTGGCGACCGGCGCGCCCGCGCTGCTGCTGGTGCCGGTGGTGCTGCGCTATCTGCCGAGCGGGCCGGACGAGGCGCGCTGGCTGACCCCGGCGCAGAAGACCTGGCTCGCCGAGGTGCTAGAGGCCGAGCGGATCGCCGGCGGGCGCGAGGCGCATGGCAACCCGCTGCGCGCGCTGCTCGACCCCCGCGTGCTGATGCTGAGCGCCGCCTATGTCGGCTTTCCGCTGGCGGCCTATGGCCTGAGCTACTGGCTGCCGACGATCGTCCAGGGGTTCGGGGTGTCGAATACCGTCAACGGGTTCCTCAACGTCATCCCCTGGGTGCTGGTGGGGCTCGCGCTGTGGGCGGTGCCGCGCCACGCCGCGCGCTATGCCGACCAGCGCTGGCATATCGTGGTGCCCGCAATCCTCGGCGGGATTTGCCTGATCGGCAGCGTCGTGGTGCCCGGCGCGGTCGCCAAGTTCGCCTTGCTGTGCATCGCCGCGCCCGCGATCTTCTCGGGCCAACCGGTATTCTGGACGCTGCCGCCACGTTTCCTGACCGGCGCAAGCGCCGCGGCGGGGCTGGCGATCATCAATTCGGTGGGAAATCTGGGCGGCTTCGTCGCGCAGACGGTGGTGCCGCGTATCCGCGACGAGACCGGCAGCGACCTGGCGCCGATGCTGTTCCTGGCGGCATGCCTGTTCGCCGCGGCGGTCGGGGTGCTGGTGGTCGAGCGGCGGCTGCCGCGCGCCTAA
- a CDS encoding DUF6624 domain-containing protein, whose protein sequence is MDQSLASRLIALAAHDRATRTRLASDGSLFDGYHPEMQAVHESNAQALETIIDAIGWPIADRVGESGAEAAWLIAQHAIGLPPFQRRCLGLLEAAVAQGQAPAWQMAMMFDRVCVFEGRAQRYGSQFDWDDDGQFSPLPIDDPDGVDRRRAEVGLEPLSAAIANHRAQTEAGAKPADLASRRKRMEEWAQRVGWR, encoded by the coding sequence ATGGACCAGTCTTTGGCATCCCGGCTGATCGCCCTTGCCGCCCATGATCGGGCGACAAGGACGCGGCTGGCGAGCGATGGCAGCCTGTTCGACGGCTATCATCCCGAGATGCAGGCCGTGCACGAATCCAATGCGCAGGCGCTGGAAACCATCATCGACGCGATCGGCTGGCCCATAGCGGATCGGGTGGGCGAAAGCGGGGCCGAAGCCGCGTGGCTGATCGCCCAGCATGCCATCGGCCTGCCGCCTTTTCAGCGCCGCTGCCTCGGGTTGCTCGAAGCGGCGGTCGCGCAAGGACAGGCGCCGGCTTGGCAAATGGCGATGATGTTCGACCGCGTCTGCGTCTTCGAAGGACGCGCTCAGCGCTACGGCTCGCAATTCGATTGGGACGACGATGGGCAGTTCAGCCCCTTGCCGATCGACGATCCCGATGGCGTCGACCGACGGCGAGCCGAAGTCGGGCTGGAGCCGTTATCGGCCGCGATCGCGAACCATCGGGCGCAGACGGAGGCCGGGGCCAAACCCGCCGATCTGGCCAGCCGCCGGAAGCGAATGGAGGAATGGGCGCAGCGCGTCGGATGGCGGTGA
- a CDS encoding GMC family oxidoreductase — protein sequence MQATDKFDAIVIGSGVSGGWAAKELTEKGLRVLMLDRGVMVEHGEDYDYDGKPAFEIPARDAMPAKLIQSDYFIAKHGYVAPSTQKYYNNDRLNPYAYDEGDKFYWIRPGAVGGKSLIWGRWSFRWSPEDFEANKRENVAIDWPIRYDDVAPWYDYVEKYIGVSGSRENLPQLADSVFQPPMQMNVAEKWLKQRLETTSPGRKLINTRLSNMTEDKPEQGRTKCQYRNQCGRGCSFGAYFSTQAVTLPAARATGRLTLRANAMVTNLEYDATRKRVTGVRVVDTQTNQAEIIPAGLVFMCASAMASTQIMLNTRAAGSTKSVFDTSGTLGRYVMDHIFRVGVSGKIPGMTEFIEYGRRPGGVYIPRFRNVGGQEGVGFKRGYGYQGSAQRSPMYPVGFGESMKQGMRGYAPWSFGMTAFGECLPYEDNRISLHPDKVDRFGMPLVRFDVTFRDNEMKMMTDAREQGEEMLRKAGLTDVHSWRGEHVPGDAIHEMGGARMGADPRQSVVNKWGQAHDAANLFITDGAVMTSVSCVNPSLTFMALTARAVDHAVKLKKAGTI from the coding sequence ATGCAAGCGACCGACAAGTTCGACGCGATCGTCATCGGCTCCGGGGTGAGCGGCGGTTGGGCGGCGAAGGAACTGACCGAAAAGGGACTTCGCGTCCTGATGCTCGACCGCGGCGTCATGGTCGAGCACGGCGAGGACTATGATTACGACGGCAAGCCGGCCTTCGAAATCCCCGCGCGCGACGCGATGCCCGCCAAGCTGATCCAGAGCGACTATTTCATCGCCAAGCACGGCTATGTCGCGCCGAGCACGCAGAAATATTACAATAACGACCGGCTGAACCCCTATGCCTATGACGAGGGGGACAAATTCTACTGGATCCGCCCCGGTGCGGTCGGCGGCAAGTCGCTGATCTGGGGGCGCTGGAGCTTCCGCTGGAGCCCCGAGGATTTCGAGGCCAACAAGCGCGAGAATGTCGCGATCGACTGGCCGATCCGCTATGACGACGTCGCGCCCTGGTACGACTATGTCGAGAAATATATCGGCGTCTCGGGCTCGCGCGAGAATCTGCCCCAGCTGGCCGACAGCGTGTTCCAGCCGCCGATGCAGATGAACGTCGCCGAGAAATGGCTCAAGCAGCGGCTCGAGACGACGTCGCCGGGGCGCAAGCTCATCAACACCCGGCTGTCGAACATGACCGAGGACAAGCCCGAGCAGGGCCGCACCAAATGCCAGTATCGCAACCAATGCGGTCGCGGCTGCTCGTTCGGCGCCTATTTCTCGACCCAGGCGGTCACGCTGCCCGCGGCGCGCGCGACCGGCCGGTTGACGCTTCGCGCCAATGCGATGGTCACCAACCTCGAATATGACGCCACGCGAAAGCGCGTCACCGGGGTTCGCGTGGTCGACACCCAGACCAACCAGGCCGAGATCATCCCCGCCGGCCTCGTTTTCATGTGCGCTTCGGCGATGGCATCGACGCAGATCATGCTGAACACCCGCGCTGCTGGTTCGACCAAGAGCGTGTTCGACACCAGCGGCACGCTCGGCCGCTATGTGATGGATCACATCTTCCGCGTCGGTGTTAGCGGCAAGATCCCCGGCATGACCGAGTTCATCGAATATGGCCGTCGCCCCGGCGGCGTCTATATCCCGCGCTTCCGCAACGTCGGCGGCCAAGAGGGCGTCGGCTTCAAGCGCGGCTATGGCTATCAGGGGAGCGCGCAGCGCAGCCCGATGTATCCGGTCGGTTTCGGCGAATCGATGAAGCAGGGGATGCGCGGCTATGCGCCGTGGAGCTTCGGCATGACCGCGTTCGGCGAATGCCTGCCCTATGAGGACAACCGCATCAGCCTGCACCCCGACAAGGTCGACCGCTTCGGCATGCCGCTGGTGCGCTTCGACGTCACCTTCCGCGACAATGAAATGAAGATGATGACCGACGCGCGCGAACAGGGCGAAGAGATGCTGCGCAAGGCGGGCCTCACCGACGTCCATAGCTGGCGCGGCGAGCATGTGCCGGGCGATGCGATCCACGAAATGGGCGGCGCGCGGATGGGCGCCGATCCGCGCCAGTCGGTGGTCAACAAATGGGGCCAGGCGCACGACGCCGCGAACCTGTTCATCACCGACGGCGCGGTGATGACCTCGGTATCGTGCGTTAACCCCTCGCTCACCTTCATGGCACTCACCGCCCGCGCGGTGGACCATGCGGTAAAGCTGAAGAAAGCCGGCACGATCTGA
- a CDS encoding sugar phosphate isomerase/epimerase family protein encodes MNLNRRQILGTGAALTALAAAGPAFAQRRARPIGLQLYTVRELFGPDPMGTLEKIARIGYREVEFGGGGYDKMDHTALRRTMDRLGLSAPSIHVPYEMLLADFDGAVKMAKTLGADTIILPYMTEPNRTLPVFTKAIADFSRFAERLKKQGLDFAYHNHDFEFTLKPEGRSLYERLIADTDPALVKIELDLFWTIAAGVDPKALIRSMPGRIYAYHVKDRTADGKMTSVGKGTIDFADIFTLNAVAGVRHFYVENDQSPAPYLPDITTSFQTLSRLRA; translated from the coding sequence ATGAACCTGAACCGCCGCCAGATCCTCGGCACCGGCGCCGCGCTCACCGCGCTCGCCGCCGCCGGCCCCGCCTTCGCGCAGCGCCGCGCCCGACCGATCGGCCTGCAGCTCTACACCGTGCGCGAATTGTTCGGCCCCGATCCGATGGGCACGCTCGAGAAGATCGCCAGGATCGGCTATCGCGAGGTCGAATTCGGCGGCGGCGGCTATGACAAGATGGACCATACCGCGCTTCGCCGGACGATGGACCGGTTGGGGCTCAGCGCACCCTCGATCCACGTGCCCTATGAAATGCTGCTCGCCGATTTCGACGGCGCGGTGAAGATGGCCAAAACGCTCGGTGCCGACACCATCATCCTGCCTTACATGACCGAGCCCAATCGCACGCTCCCGGTCTTCACCAAGGCGATCGCCGATTTCAGCCGCTTCGCCGAACGGCTCAAGAAGCAGGGGCTCGATTTCGCTTATCACAACCATGACTTCGAATTCACGCTCAAGCCCGAAGGGCGCAGCCTGTACGAGCGGCTGATCGCCGATACCGATCCGGCGCTGGTGAAGATCGAGCTCGACTTGTTCTGGACGATCGCCGCGGGGGTCGATCCCAAGGCGCTGATCCGCAGCATGCCCGGCCGCATCTATGCCTATCATGTCAAGGATCGCACCGCCGACGGCAAGATGACCAGCGTTGGCAAGGGCACGATCGACTTCGCCGACATCTTCACGCTCAACGCCGTCGCCGGCGTGCGGCATTTCTATGTCGAGAACGACCAGTCGCCCGCGCCCTATCTGCCCGACATCACCACCAGCTTCCAGACGCTCAGCCGCCTGCGCGCCTGA
- a CDS encoding gluconate 2-dehydrogenase subunit 3 family protein has translation MIDRRNALAGMAAMFGTALFAPIARAAAGQVVPISDGAATTAVFTAEQRALMTALSERIMPTTDTPGAIAAEVPQFIEKLLADWALPEDRVPIVAGLDAIDARSRSDYKLAGSKASAAQHDALLTLAMNDQLPGGKDFFEKFRQLVVTGYFTSEIGIMQEREYLPVPGRYDGAHRYTNGTKVFSA, from the coding sequence ATGATCGACCGCAGAAATGCGCTCGCCGGAATGGCGGCGATGTTCGGTACCGCGCTGTTCGCCCCGATCGCGCGCGCCGCGGCGGGGCAAGTGGTGCCGATCAGCGATGGTGCGGCGACGACGGCGGTCTTCACCGCCGAACAGCGCGCGCTGATGACCGCGCTCAGCGAACGCATCATGCCGACCACCGACACCCCCGGCGCGATCGCCGCCGAGGTGCCGCAGTTCATCGAAAAGCTGCTCGCCGACTGGGCGTTGCCCGAGGATCGCGTGCCGATCGTCGCCGGGCTCGACGCGATCGATGCGCGCAGCCGCAGCGATTACAAGCTCGCGGGATCGAAGGCGAGCGCGGCGCAGCACGACGCGCTGCTGACGCTGGCGATGAACGACCAGCTGCCCGGCGGAAAGGATTTCTTCGAGAAGTTCCGCCAGCTCGTCGTCACCGGCTATTTCACCTCCGAAATCGGCATCATGCAGGAACGCGAATATCTGCCGGTGCCCGGCCGCTATGACGGCGCGCACCGCTACACCAATGGCACAAAGGTCTTTTCGGCATGA
- a CDS encoding 3-keto-disaccharide hydrolase codes for MKRTILTIGALASLGGIGVAQDKAPEKPGFRDTPMLPGGQWHVHDSERPAPTVVTPAPTAGAAPSDAIVLFDGSSLDAWTAQGTPWKVEGGIFTVPARVGGKDSSLSTKQSFGDVQLHLEFRSPTPPTKSSQDRGNSGIWFMQRYEIQILDGYQNPTYADGTVGAIYAWKPPLVNASRKPGEWQSYDVVFERPRFGDGGKLLRPAYITAFLNGVLVQHRQPWLGTTVWRQVGKYEAHGDAAPIQLQDHDSPVSFRNIWVRPLPEAALSHDFQGAVK; via the coding sequence GTGAAACGGACCATCTTGACGATCGGCGCGCTGGCGTCGCTTGGGGGCATCGGCGTGGCGCAGGACAAGGCGCCGGAAAAGCCCGGCTTTCGCGACACCCCGATGCTGCCCGGTGGCCAGTGGCACGTCCATGATTCGGAACGCCCCGCGCCCACCGTCGTGACCCCCGCCCCCACCGCGGGTGCGGCGCCTTCGGACGCGATCGTCCTATTCGACGGGTCCTCGCTCGATGCCTGGACCGCGCAAGGCACGCCGTGGAAGGTCGAGGGCGGCATTTTCACCGTCCCCGCGCGCGTCGGCGGCAAGGACAGTTCGCTCAGCACCAAGCAGAGCTTCGGCGACGTCCAGCTCCATCTCGAATTCCGCAGCCCGACCCCGCCGACCAAGAGCTCGCAGGACCGCGGCAACAGCGGCATCTGGTTCATGCAGCGCTACGAGATCCAGATCCTCGACGGCTATCAGAACCCCACTTATGCCGACGGCACCGTCGGCGCGATCTATGCCTGGAAGCCGCCGCTGGTGAACGCCTCGCGCAAGCCCGGCGAATGGCAGAGCTACGACGTGGTGTTCGAACGCCCGCGCTTCGGCGACGGCGGCAAGCTGCTGCGCCCCGCCTACATCACCGCCTTCCTCAACGGCGTGCTGGTCCAGCATCGCCAGCCCTGGCTCGGCACCACCGTCTGGCGCCAGGTCGGCAAATACGAAGCGCATGGCGATGCCGCGCCGATCCAGCTGCAGGACCATGATTCGCCCGTTTCTTTCCGCAACATCTGGGTGCGCCCGCTGCCCGAGGCAGCACTCAGCCATGACTTTCAAGGAGCCGTGAAATGA
- a CDS encoding hydroxypyruvate isomerase family protein, with amino-acid sequence MKLSRRSVLAAGAIGAAGAGAAAVGSGIGGGSGIRGGQNRATFSLKYAPHEGSFKSRGNRLEQIAYAADQGFTAWEDNEAAGRSVADQNAMARALRQRGMTMGVFVASMPRWADFRPVLGGNDDADRDRFLADIRASVDVAKRLDARHATIVTGFVDRRLPIELQTARVIDVLRRAADLYAPHNITMVMEPLNTLVNHPGVFMTTIPQGFAVARAINSPAIKVLADLYHEQIQAGNLINTLGACWNEIGYIQFGDNPGRNEPGSGEINYQNVVRWLRAKRFGGVIGMEHGNSVEGRAGEDRLVAAYRAIDAA; translated from the coding sequence ATGAAGCTGTCGCGCCGATCGGTGCTGGCGGCGGGCGCGATCGGCGCGGCGGGCGCCGGCGCTGCCGCCGTCGGCAGCGGCATCGGTGGTGGCAGCGGTATCCGCGGGGGCCAGAACCGCGCGACCTTCTCGCTGAAATACGCGCCGCATGAAGGCAGCTTCAAAAGCCGCGGCAACCGGCTCGAACAGATCGCCTATGCCGCCGACCAAGGCTTCACCGCCTGGGAAGACAATGAAGCCGCCGGCCGCAGCGTCGCCGACCAGAATGCGATGGCGCGCGCGCTTCGGCAGCGCGGGATGACGATGGGGGTGTTCGTCGCCAGCATGCCGCGCTGGGCCGATTTCCGCCCGGTGCTCGGCGGCAACGACGATGCCGATCGCGATCGCTTCCTTGCCGACATCCGCGCGTCGGTCGACGTCGCCAAGCGGCTCGATGCCCGGCATGCGACGATCGTCACCGGCTTCGTCGATCGCAGGCTGCCGATCGAACTACAGACCGCGCGCGTGATCGACGTGCTCCGCCGCGCCGCCGACCTCTATGCGCCGCACAACATCACCATGGTGATGGAGCCGCTCAACACGCTGGTGAATCATCCCGGCGTCTTCATGACGACGATCCCGCAGGGCTTCGCGGTTGCACGCGCGATAAATAGCCCGGCGATCAAGGTGCTCGCCGACCTGTATCACGAGCAGATTCAGGCGGGGAACCTCATCAATACGCTGGGCGCCTGCTGGAACGAGATCGGCTATATCCAGTTCGGCGATAATCCGGGGCGCAACGAGCCCGGATCGGGCGAGATCAACTACCAGAACGTGGTGCGCTGGCTGCGCGCCAAGCGCTTCGGCGGGGTGATCGGGATGGAACATGGCAATTCGGTCGAGGGCCGCGCGGGCGAGGACCGGCTGGTCGCCGCCTATCGCGCGATCGACGCTGCATGA
- a CDS encoding MFS transporter, translated as MSSKASAAMPGVQGVNKSRLFWLGVLALFTAASSLGIRGAIASGLKAEWIDPIAPLQAGELLAAALGAAFLSFAITVFVASTLLDQIGMKRCLLGAGLCFVLGPLAIVFAGDLATGMNIYHFVWFGMLVSGIGWGLTEAAINPLTAQLYPEDTTHRLNVLHAWFPGGIIVGGLAGFFLADTLPWQGIMALVLIPAIATIVIAATTTFPPALREETGVGFGEMLGEVFRRPSFFIWFGAMFLTAASELAPGQWIDVALSNRVGMRGILLLVYVNALMFVFRHFAGRLANKISNPGLLWVSSLLAAVGLFMLSQAQSPIAAIIASTVWGLGVCVMWPTMLASVAERYPRGGSWAMGLVGSAGAMASFFVLPQLGAMFDEAKIEFAGGPAAFASLTGAAKLAVEDAAASLSFQRLAILPLILLAVFGVIWLRERGKSRAQLAGEAA; from the coding sequence GTGAGTAGCAAAGCGAGCGCCGCAATGCCGGGCGTCCAGGGCGTCAACAAGAGCCGGCTGTTCTGGCTGGGGGTGCTGGCGCTGTTCACCGCGGCGTCGAGCCTCGGCATCCGCGGCGCGATCGCCAGCGGGCTCAAGGCCGAATGGATCGATCCGATCGCGCCGTTGCAGGCGGGCGAACTGCTCGCCGCCGCGCTCGGCGCGGCGTTCCTGAGCTTCGCGATCACGGTGTTCGTCGCCTCCACCCTCCTTGACCAGATCGGGATGAAGCGCTGCCTGCTCGGCGCGGGGCTTTGCTTCGTCCTCGGCCCGCTCGCGATCGTGTTCGCGGGCGATCTCGCCACGGGCATGAACATCTATCATTTCGTGTGGTTCGGCATGCTGGTCAGCGGGATCGGCTGGGGGCTCACCGAAGCCGCGATCAACCCGCTCACCGCGCAGCTCTATCCCGAGGACACGACGCACCGATTGAACGTGCTCCACGCCTGGTTCCCCGGCGGCATCATCGTCGGCGGGCTCGCGGGCTTCTTCCTCGCCGATACGCTGCCCTGGCAGGGGATCATGGCGCTGGTACTGATCCCCGCGATCGCGACGATCGTGATCGCCGCCACCACCACCTTCCCGCCGGCGCTGCGCGAGGAAACCGGCGTCGGCTTCGGCGAGATGCTGGGCGAGGTGTTCCGCCGCCCCAGCTTCTTCATCTGGTTCGGCGCGATGTTCCTGACCGCCGCATCCGAGCTCGCGCCCGGCCAGTGGATCGACGTCGCGCTCAGCAACCGCGTTGGCATGCGCGGCATCCTGCTGCTGGTCTATGTCAACGCGCTGATGTTCGTCTTCCGCCACTTCGCCGGCCGGCTCGCGAACAAGATCTCGAACCCCGGCCTGTTGTGGGTGTCGAGCCTGCTCGCCGCGGTCGGGCTGTTCATGCTCAGCCAGGCGCAGTCGCCGATCGCGGCGATCATCGCCTCGACGGTCTGGGGCTTGGGCGTCTGCGTGATGTGGCCGACGATGCTCGCCTCGGTCGCCGAGCGCTATCCGCGCGGCGGATCCTGGGCGATGGGGCTGGTTGGATCGGCGGGCGCGATGGCGAGCTTCTTCGTGCTGCCGCAGCTCGGCGCGATGTTCGATGAGGCCAAGATCGAGTTCGCCGGCGGCCCCGCCGCCTTCGCCTCGCTCACCGGCGCGGCCAAGCTCGCGGTCGAGGATGCCGCCGCGTCGCTGTCGTTCCAGCGGCTGGCGATCCTGCCGCTGATCCTGCTCGCGGTGTTCGGCGTCATTTGGCTGCGCGAACGCGGCAAGTCGCGCGCGCAGCTGGCGGGCGAGGCTGCATGA